ATATTTGGAGTGCTTCTCCAGATCagtgcaatttaaaaaaaactgtataaaTAGTGTAGCtatttcacaaaaacacatccGTCACAGAGGGCACCTCCTTGATGACATTAGCTCCTTCCTGACTTGCTTATCTCTGTGTTAAGGTTGAACAATCCTTTTCTGGCTCAGGGAAGCAGACTACAGCCTAAAGTGACCCCTACTCCAGTGTCTGGTAAAAATAGTTTAACataatttaaattgtatttaattaaaGTAAAAAGGGTTAACCAGTAGATGTTGACAGAGTTATCAGGATATTTTCTGTTGGATCAACTCAATCACTGAATTAATTCATCATATCAAACACCAATGTCTTCTTCAAGGTCCTGCACATTTTCACCGGCTTGCTGGAAAGTGCTTCACTCTCATAGAGTCAACGTGAGTATTTTACATCACATATCATGCTCACATGAGTCACTTACACGAGTCACTTACACATCACTTACAcctgagtaataataatgatattgcacagcactttactgtataatgactgtgcaagatcattattactactcggGTGTAATTCATACTTTGCAATAtcttcaggtggaatttcatttaattctcacttcgcaatataattttccacttgtgcaattttttttttagtctgtttattgtcaatactgtatatactgctcctgtttttatacttccttctatttaaatggttcatattttgttactttgtttagctctttttttttaccgtgttagctaatgcttcttgttttttgcactatcccctttgctgctgtacactgctaatttccccactgcgggactaataaaagaatatctaatcttatcttatctgatCCCCATTTCCACTGGCTATCTACAACAGTGACCCTGTTTTGGATGCTGACTGTTTTATACATGTATGCTATAtcaaaatgtctggaaaaacaTAACAGGGTATTTGTGTGCCTGATTATTTTGCAGGTATAAATATGAATTCTGTCCATTTCACAACATCACCCAACACGAGCAGTCATTTAGATGGAATGCCTACAGCGGGATACTGGGGTAAGATGTGGTTCCCTTACCTTACATTAACATTTATCAATATGTGAATGATGGGCAATAAGCTGTGGGTTTGTTGTAACAGCAGCCTTTTGTGTGTTCCATCCTAACAGAATCTGGCAGGAGTGGGAAATAGCAAACAACACTTTCACAGGCATGTGGATGAGAGACGGGGATACTTGTGGAACGAGAAACAGGGAAACAAAGGTTAGCGGCGTTTAGCGGGCTTCTTTCAATGTCTGTGTTTCTTCTTAAATATAAGTTGTAACACTTTAGAAGATGGTGAATGAAACCCTAAAAGTCATCAGTTAATGTTTACGTACAAGTATACAGTAGACGTAAAAGAAGGTCCACACGCTGTAGCTCCCTTTGAGTGCAATTTATTGGCTAATCTTGGCAACGTTTCAAGCAGATACTCTCCTTCAGACTTAATGCTTAATAATGATTAAGTTTGAAGAAGAGCATCTGCTCAAATCGTTACTAAGATGTATCAATAAACTGCACTTAAAGGGAGCTACAATGCGCGGACcttcttttacatttttcattgctGTCTATTGGTCCAGCACCTTTACATTGTTTGTCCTACAAGTATAGACCCAACATTTAATTTGACACTAAAAAAAGTTTGGAACAGTCACCCTAGAGCCATATCAGACAGACAACTCTTCCAAAATCATTGTCACACTCAAATCAACAATATAAACACtagaaaatgtaattattttgttTGTAACTTGTTTCTTTTCATGTTTCTGTAGATCATTTTTGTCTGCAGTGCAAACAGCAAGCTTGCTCAAGTCTCAGAGCCCAGTACCTGTGTGTACTCGCTAACCTTTGAGACGCCGCTTGTTTGCCATCCACATTCGCTGTTAGGTAAGACAAAAGAACCATCTTACAGCGCAAGTCAGCGGGGGGGTGAGTCAGTGATGTCTTATCATTtgtatgttctttttttaaagtgtacCCGACACTGAGTGAGACGCTCCAAACGGAATGGGATGAAGCTGAGCAGGCTCGCTATGAAGATCTTATTACCGAGCAGGTAAAGACCAGTGTGGCTGATCAATTGCAAGCTGATGAAATGTAAAGACGTACTAGGGGTTCCCTGAGTGATTCAGACACAGACATAAAGTCCTTTGTTCCATTTACATTTCAAAGTTCAGCCCTACttgtttataattttttttccagttttagTAATTTGTCTAATGGTCTTGTCGCTAACACACAATGTATGTTTGCTGCAGGGATACAACAATCTTTTGAGGGATATTTTTGAGGACGCTGGTCTCCTGAAGAGCCAAAAAGTGAAGATAAAGCTGCCAGAAGTTGCAGCCGATTCGGGAACACACAACTCTTTACAGAAATGTAGAGAGGTGTGTACATTTGTCTTCCAAATAATAGCCTACACAAGAATGTATAATATTAGTACAATACTgcttaaaatgtgacaaattttATATTCCTTCAATATATTTTCTTAAAGGATTTCCaaaagcagagagaagagaTTGAGAGAATGCGCGCTCTCCTCACTCAACACAATATTTCCTTTGATTCAAAGCAAGGTAAGTAAATTCAACTAGACTGTTTTCCCTCTTTAAGTTTAATGCAGTGTgttataacttattattttgtacAATATCTCTGCTCTATATTGCAGATGAAGCAAAAGGCACAGTGAGTGCAACAGTTAAGGATCAACACCTACGGGGAGACAACGGCCTTTTTGATCTACAGTGAAAAATCTTCCAGAGCAAGTCACCTTTTTAGATTTTGCTGTGACACAGATAGTCGCTGGACAATATCGCTGTCACTGGTGACGGCATTAATGTTAATTTAAACAAGTGACACtgaggaaaaactgatctcattTGTGGATTACAAACCTGTCTGACTTTGCAAACCTTTTCTTGGAGGAGTTACGTCACTCAGCCGAATCTCTCAAGGACTTTTCGTCAGTCTTGTTAATGAATCAAATTCTGTCAACATGCAACATATtgagaaataaacattttttaataaagttTAATGTATTTGAGTCTTCAGCAGGTTTACAAACTTTTTACAAAAGAAAATTGATTCCCGAAAAACTGTTACAGGTGAAAATATGTACTCTACTGTATTTGGTCGGTGCACTGAAAACCGGGTACAGCAACAGGTAGGAGACACAGTCAGAAAACATCTATAACAGTATAACTGGACAAATATAAGGACAAATAACTGGTATTTTTTATGTGCATACGTGTCAGACCAAAAGGTATAAGTAATGTAAAACATCTTAACAGGCTTATAGTGTTATTTATGTGTCTTGATATAGTATAAGTAACTTATTTTAAGTGTCTTTGGAATATTAAGTGTACTGTATTTGGgtgtatttttataaatccaggaagtgatgtcacaaGCCTTCTCTTCCATATAGAGACTCAGTTTCCTTCCTGAAAAGATTATAACCTGAATTAACAGTCAAAACATGTGCCTTTGTAGTGCAGGAGGCCTACAGTCTCCCTGATCCTGCAGCTGACCTGACCCCTACTGTATATCTGTTTTGGGCACAGATGAAATGTGAATTATGAGCACATTTAACAAAGCTCGGCTATATGAATAGTATGAAATGTTCCAATGAGATTATAACCACAGCCACATGTGAGGAGAAAGATTTAGTTTTAAGAATGAATAAGTAGATAAACATAAACGCACATGTATGGATTATGAACTACTGGGctggaagaaggaggagaactGTTTATCATGCTTATAACTGGAGTGGATGAGAAAAGATATTCTCATCAGTGACTTCACAGATTATGGGCT
The genomic region above belongs to Sebastes fasciatus isolate fSebFas1 chromosome 20, fSebFas1.pri, whole genome shotgun sequence and contains:
- the gnptg gene encoding N-acetylglucosamine-1-phosphotransferase subunit gamma; translated protein: MPCLGNGIHHILTLWMVSVCLFINHGLAGKMKIVEEPNTFGLNNPFLAQGSRLQPKVTPTPVSGPAHFHRLAGKCFTLIESTYKYEFCPFHNITQHEQSFRWNAYSGILGIWQEWEIANNTFTGMWMRDGDTCGTRNRETKIIFVCSANSKLAQVSEPSTCVYSLTFETPLVCHPHSLLVYPTLSETLQTEWDEAEQARYEDLITEQGYNNLLRDIFEDAGLLKSQKVKIKLPEVAADSGTHNSLQKCREDFQKQREEIERMRALLTQHNISFDSKQDEAKGTVSATVKDQHLRGDNGLFDLQ